One window of Oncorhynchus clarkii lewisi isolate Uvic-CL-2024 unplaced genomic scaffold, UVic_Ocla_1.0 unplaced_contig_1463_pilon_pilon, whole genome shotgun sequence genomic DNA carries:
- the LOC139401838 gene encoding tetraspanin-10-like, translating into MRRLQSMRWFSFPWLRRETSQTETSPLIPKTDTDRELSGVLQGTDESSTEEQAPEPGPNDGPGNHVRTREVKPRARSRPFSLRDCLLKYLLFFSNLLFTVLGLVVLALGLWGLINKESFAQEKIGQISTDPMLVFVVLGLVLSILCLSGCVGALRENCCLLQVFSATVLVLVAAQVLAAIVAYSLQGQIEGYLRSGMLAAMVRYQDDLDLRFITDEIQIGLQCCGADTYRDWEVNMYYNCSAPGVLSCGVPATCCVDPLENGTVWNSQCGVGSQQLDEFSAQSVIFLGGCLGGMSRWIEQHTGLIGAVGIVLLGVQIITLFITTRLMDNIQCSKATS; encoded by the exons ATGAGGAGATTGCAGTCCATGAGATGGTTTAGTTTTCCCTGGTTGAGGAGAGAGACCTCACAGACTGAGACCAGCCCACTCATACCAAAG acagacacagatagagagttGTCAGGAGTCCTTCAGGGGACTGACGAGAGCAGCACAGAAGAACAGGCTCCAGAACCAGGACCAAATGATGGACCAGGGAACCATGTTAGAACCAGGGAGGTAAAACCCAGAGCCCGTAGCAGGCCCTTCTCCCTGAGAGACTGCCTTCTCAAGTACCTCCTGTTCTTCAGCAACCTCCTCTTCACGGTGCTAGGCCTGGTGGTCCTGGCCCTGGGACTGTGGGGCCTCATCAACAAGGAATCCTTTGCTCAGGAGAAAATAGGACAGATCAGCACCGACCCCATGCTGGTGTTTGTGGTGCTGGGTTTGGTGCTGTCTATCCTctgcctgtctggctgtgtgGGGGCTCTGAGAGAGAACTGCTGCCTGCTCCAGGTCTTCTCAGCCACCGTGCTGGTCCTGGTAGCAGCCCAGGTCCTAGCGGCCATTGTGGCCTACAGCCTGCAGGGACAGATAGAGGGATACCTGAGGTCAGGTATGCTGGCTGCCATGGTACGTTACCAGGATGACCTGGACCTGAGGTTCATCACAGATGAGATCCAGATAGGACTGCAGTGCTGCGGGGCCGACACCTACAGAGACTGGGAGGTCAACAT GTACTATAACTGCTCTGCCCCGGGGGTGCTGTCCTGTGGGGTCCCTGCTACCtgctgtgtggaccctctggagAACGGCACGGTGTGGAACTCCCAGTGTGGAGTAGGATCCCAGCAGCTGGATGAGTTCTCTGCTCAGAGCGTCATCTTCCTGGGGGGCTGTTTGGGGGGCATGTCCCGCTGGATAGAGCAGCACACAGGCCTGATAGGAGCCGTGGGTATCGTCCTACTGGGGGTTCAGATCATCACTCTGTTCATCACCACACGACTGATGGATAACATCCAGTGCAGTAAAGCTACAAGTTAA
- the LOC139401833 gene encoding immunoglobulin lambda-1 light chain-like, with amino-acid sequence MLGTLCTLITALTCVSGVTVVTQKPPVVTVRKGETATLDCNLRTVDNRDEHSGLAHWYKQVPGGVPQYVLQWYYYNWTSVKYGSGFSSPKFTSNHQSISDYSLIINHVEEEDSAVYYCKTNDYSVDEVVFGQGTKLIVTDGDLATPAVTLFPPSTEDLKSSRATLVCLTSELSQRSKGLADVSWMSSGESVTEDVSTSPAEQQPDNTFRISSYLTIQTADWDKDVVFTCKVSLGSTFSEKEIRKTSCSL; translated from the exons ATGCTGGGGACACTCTGCACTCTCATCACTGCTCTAACAT GTGTCAGTGGTGTGACTGTGGTGACACAGAAGCCTCCTGTTGTGACAGTGAGGAAAGGAGAGACGGCCACTCTGGACTGTAACCTGAGAACTGTTGATAATAGAGACGAACACTCTGGACT TGCTCATTGGTATAAACAGGTTCCAGGTGGAGTTCCTCAGTATGTTTTACAGTGGTACTACTACAATTGGACCTCTGTAAAATATGGTtctggtttctcctctcctaaATTCACATCTAATCATCAGTCTATATCTGATTATAGTTTGATTATTAATCATGTGGAGGAGGAAGACTCAGCAGTGTATTACTGTAAAACAAATGACTACTCTGTTGACGAG GTGGTATTCGGACAAGGAACCAAGCTCATTGTTACTG ATGGAGATCTGGCTACACCTGCTGTGACTCTGTTCCCTCCATCCACTGAAGACCTCAAGTCCAGCAGAGCAACACTGGTGTGTCTGACTAGTGAACTGTCTCAGAGATCCAAGGGGTTGGCAGATGTCAGCTGGATGTCTAGCGGTGAATCAGTGACAGAAGATGTTTCTACCAGCCCTGCTGAGCAGCAACCAGACAACACCTTCAGGATCAGCAGCTATCTGACCATTCAGActgcagactgggacaaggacgTGGTGTTCACATGTAAAGTGTCGTTGGGGTCAACATTCTCTGAGAAAGAGATCAGAAAGACTAGTTGTAGTCTGTAA